Part of the Plectropomus leopardus isolate mb chromosome 7, YSFRI_Pleo_2.0, whole genome shotgun sequence genome, CAGACAGCTAACTGTTCGTCAAAATCGAAATTAGCCGGCTGTGCTTTGATTTCAACTCAACTCGACAAAATTAGACAAAACCAATGCTGAATCTCTGTTTATTTAACCCCAGAAGATGCAGGTATTGTTGGGCTGTCACCTCAAGAAAGGATGAAAGTAAGAATGCATGAAAAAGCCAAGAAGAAGACAGCTGAGAAGTACTCTGTTCAGCAGCTACTAGAAAAGGTAACTTTGACAAGATATTCAGATTTGTCATgccttttaaatgtcttattaaatctactgtttgtttgttatgtaaTTTGGTCATCTGTTGTCCAGACAGAGGAATACATGGACAGTTTTGACTTTGAGATGGCTGGCCTTTTCTGTCAGCGAGCCCTGGATGTGGAGTCCACCAACCTGCAAGCTCTAGATATGCTGGGACACATCTGCTCTGAACTAGGAGACATACAGAAATCTAAAGAAATATCCTTTTAGGAtggcttcctctctctctcattgtgTGCATGTCAGTAACTGAAACAGTTATATTCCTATGCTAATTGAGAAGAGTCCTTGACCAATTATCTCTAAGCTTTTCTGCGTGCAGTGGAGCTGAGTCCAGATGTAGGCCACAGTAAATACATGTACCTGGGACAAATCCACACAGGCCAGGAAGCTGTGGACTACTACACTAAAGGAATACAAGTCCTGCTGTCTGCACTGGACAAACAAGCACAGACCACAGTGAGTGCAGccccatacacactcacattccCACAGTGGTTTACCGAGGTATACATACTGCATCAGCCAGGGACAATGCTTTTGCAACCAAGGCTTAATACTAGTGTAATGGTATTAATCTTCACAAGAGGGTGCTGTTGATCAGTAcataatctatctatctatctatctatccatctattgAGCTGTGTCAGTTCAACTGAATATTAATACACTGATGACATGGCAGTGGACATACTTGGCACATAGTTAATCATAGTGAATCATaactttatttcttaaaaatgctaCTAATCACATATAGATTAAAGGTAATTTGCACTTCTGTACCTctttttgcttaaaatgtttttaatttaaagcaacATCATGTTATTCACGCATAGCAATGTAATAGAAtaccacaaaaaacaacaacgtatacaaaacacatgcaaatacatAACAAAATACCACACAGATACACAGGCAGAACAAATTCTTAACATAAGCCTCTCACTCCCTCTCACAAGCTGCACAACATAACCCTGCTGTATGTCCcttcaaaatacaaaagtattggcttccaggttttttttttaattccttgaGCTTGTCCTTGCCACATAATCTGATCCTCCCCAAAGTATTTGTTAATGCAGTCTGCCTTTGTTTGAGTGACAGTGTTTCTATTTCTTTTGCAGAACATCAGAATGAGTTTTTCTGCATTAGGTATGCCATAGGACAGGAGTTGATGCTCAGTAATCTGGAGTTAACTTGAATCCTCAGAAGCTCCAAGAGTCATCAAAATAGTCTTGACTTGTGTGGAGTTTGAGTACTGTCAAAAGAAGACCAAACATTTGATCCCAGTTCTCCTGTTATTATGGACATAGCTATGAAAGGACTTTGCATCCGAGAACTTGTTTTTTCACACACTGGAGACATTGTCTAAATTTCTTTTGTTGACCAGTTATAGCACTGGACTGATAAAGAGGTTTGATATGTCCAGAGGATTATTTTAGAACTTTTGATTTTGGCTACTTTTTTGTTTCCCATGTTACCCAAGACTTATGCCTAATTCATTACTTAAGTAAGCATCAAGAGAATATTTTAGCATAATTGCTGTTACACAGGAATCAAACTGATAAGGCAAAGGAGAAAATATAATAGGACATATTTCAGATGTTAAATGAATCTGTcggtgtcttgtttttttctaatgaatTAACAAGTTGTCTAACTTACATTATGTCGTGTTCATTGTTGGTGTCAATTTAATTAACTTTTCTCACAATATTCATataatagcattaaaatgtttgactcGACAGcctctttattattttcagagtgtgtgttatGTATAACAAGAAAAAGGCACGGGCTATTCAGTATAATCCAAATCTTTAAAGGCCTTTTTTACAACAGACATTTTGGCTTGTCATTGAAGGAAAAGCACAGctgttactaataacattaacaatggctctATTCTATTCAAGTGTCTCTGTAAgctgtgacagtgagccagcatggaCACCACCATGACCCTGAAaccaaagcagctaaatggaaatCAGCCACCATTAATGTGATTATTTCCACCTGCGCTTTGCCTGCtgtaacatgtcaaaatgaCCTCTATACAACTCAGGAGATTCTCTGGGAAGTTGTACATTGTTTCCCTTAATTGGAtaatttaatcattaaaaaaataattcataccATTTACACTATCTTTTGATTAAGTATATTTAAAAGATCTTTTGGCCCCCCTTTAAAACATCTGCCCTCTGTTCTTTAAGCAGGCTCAAGCCGCAGCTGCTGCCCAACCAGATGACGATGCTGAGCTCCCCACAGCCAAAGATGTTTGTGTAGCATACTGCTCCATCGCTGAGATTTACCTAACAGACCTCTGGTACTGGAGCACACAGAGGCACACTCCTGACATTTATAACCCCATTTCAAGTTACTGGTTTGATAATGAGCTGAGATttggctttctgtgtgtgtgtgcagcatggAGGAGGGAGCTGCAGACAAGTGCAGAGAGTTTATTGAGAGAGCATTACAGTATCACCATGACAACCCTGAGGCTCTACAGCTCATGGCAAGTTACCTGTTCAGTACAGAGAGAAACCAGgtcagtccacacacacacacacacacacacacacacacacacacacacacgcactcaggATGAGTTATCACCACATTAAAGCAGGAATCTGCTGAGTTAATTATTCTGAGCAAATTGAATTGTATGCCATTAATCAGCAGATGGACACTTGCATTAACACGCGCACACAGAGACGGGTCATGCCGATAGGAATGTTAATTACTCGGCAGATCATTGAGGTCATATAGTCATCTGATAAATGAGAAAGAGATGAGAGTGAagccaaaatttgaaaaagatgCAAGAACTTTGCAGCATGAAGCATCTGACAGTGAGTTTGGAATAATgtctttattatattttctctgtttttactgttattcaaaatgtatttatttccaagatatttttaaagtgttgcTGCTTTACCAGCTGTTATAACAGTTAGACGTCATTCAAGGcaaaacatttctctctctaCCACAAGTActattttgcaagaaatttaagCGGTaagacctctgacctcttgaGATCACTAATGTGTCttttagttaaataaaacacatgatTTTGATCCATTAACAACTCTTTTATGttgtaatataaaatatgccccAAGCCTGGGATTTCATATTTCAGGCGTAAAAAACATCTTTCACTGTTTCCTGGAAACCATTTCAtacataacttaaaaaaaatatggtgaaaATTGTTCACAGCACCATCTGTGGATTATTCGGAGCAACCAGTGCATTGTTAATGGAAAggcatttttccttttcatgtgatttttcttttctgtgagGCCACAAATGAAAATCAAGACACCTCCTTTGTATCGGAAAGGTGCCAGCGGTGGATATttcaaacctgagaaaatgaaagcaaactaTCTTCAAAAAAATTTCTTCATGCTCCTTCATCACCAAACTGAGGGAAATGAGATTCAGTAGAGCTGAAGTGGATCTGTAATACTAGCTGTGAGCTGTAGGGGTCAGGCTGGCTCCAGTCACACTTTGTAGCACCCCACATCCAGCAACAGTCTGTTTTGGAATACTCTGGTCATGATTTAGAAGAAGAAGACTAACACTGACCCGATATTAATCAAAAGGTCATTGACATCTATAGCAGAATTCAGGCTGAAAAGGGGATTTAAACTtgaattattttccttttagtGAATTTGTGTGTCTTAATCCATgtctatatatgtgtgtttagcAGTATGGTCATACATACACCTGTGaatttaaacatatatgcattttttcttcagGAAGGCAAAGAATACCTGTTGAAGAGTGTTGGATCATGGCTTCCTGCCCAGAAACAGAGTGCAGCTTCTTCCAGCATAGAGGAAGATATGCAGGTGAGTTGGAGCTGTGCTTAGTGTTTCTCTGACAGCAACCAACGCTCATAAGAatccagtttatttataaagcactttcaaCTAACGGGATTGTCACAGTGTGCTTTGCAGTGAGCACAAACATAAGGACACCAGTAGAGATAAAAAGTAAGAGATAATGAAACGAgggataataaaaaataaaagatggaaCAAATACTTTgcaaacctgtgtgtgtgtgtgtgtgtgtgtgtgtgtgtgtgtgtgtgtgtgtgcgtgcatgcgtgcacgTGTGTAAAGAGAGAGCAGATATGAAAGCACAAGGCACAACCAAGAAAGTGTACAAGGATAAGTAAGCAAATTACTACAGGGAGTTTGGAAGGGAAAGGAGCGGCTGTGATGTCAAAGTAAGGACGGGTTCTAAATAGGGCTGCACCATTgtggcaaaaatgacaatatgatCACAATTATTTATCACGAATATTCAGCGATCTTAGGGACAGatattatttttgcactttaacaaaaaacaaagaaacccaGAGCTTTTAATTCCATGTTGTGCTACATTCCTGCTAATTAACAAACCTTTGcatgaaaaagaaatacttaaaataagGTTCTTCTTCACCTGAATTTAGTGCACCTCTTTGAAGCAAAATTCTGCCCAAAATATAggttaactaaaaataaatatgccatCAAAGAATGCAACCAAGAGAGAACACTGTTTATTAGAGAA contains:
- the si:dkey-12j5.1 gene encoding probable assembly chaperone of rpl4 isoform X1 — encoded protein: MGGQTKGKKKNKPKRKDNRPNKDAGIVGLSPQERMKVRMHEKAKKKTAEKYSVQQLLEKTEEYMDSFDFEMAGLFCQRALDVESTNLQALDMLGHICSELGDIQKSKEAFLRAVELSPDVGHSKYMYLGQIHTGQEAVDYYTKGIQVLLSALDKQAQTTQAQAAAAAQPDDDAELPTAKDVCVAYCSIAEIYLTDLCMEEGAADKCREFIERALQYHHDNPEALQLMASYLFSTERNQEGKEYLLKSVGSWLPAQKQSAASSSIEEDMQNNMPPYESRVTTAKLLIESEEYEMAVDVLEGLLEEDDEVVQVWYLSGWVCYLQFEKAKEQQEREGREVTEEETEEWKALKEAARSYLTSAKKMYSKLQCDDQPMLEHVEQLLGDLGGELEGEEGEPVLDEEYEPCSDEEEEAAEAPMEH
- the si:dkey-12j5.1 gene encoding probable assembly chaperone of rpl4 isoform X2; protein product: MGGQTKGKKKNKPKRKDNRPNKDAGIVGLSPQERMKVRMHEKAKKKTAEKYSVQQLLEKTEEYMDSFDFEMAGLFCQRALDVESTNLQALDMLGHICSELGDIQKSKEAFLRAVELSPDVGHSKYMYLGQIHTGQEAVDYYTKGIQVLLSALDKQAQTTAQAAAAAQPDDDAELPTAKDVCVAYCSIAEIYLTDLCMEEGAADKCREFIERALQYHHDNPEALQLMASYLFSTERNQEGKEYLLKSVGSWLPAQKQSAASSSIEEDMQNNMPPYESRVTTAKLLIESEEYEMAVDVLEGLLEEDDEVVQVWYLSGWVCYLQFEKAKEQQEREGREVTEEETEEWKALKEAARSYLTSAKKMYSKLQCDDQPMLEHVEQLLGDLGGELEGEEGEPVLDEEYEPCSDEEEEAAEAPMEH
- the si:dkey-12j5.1 gene encoding probable assembly chaperone of rpl4 isoform X3 produces the protein MGGQTKGKKKNKPKRKDNRPNNAGIVGLSPQERMKVRMHEKAKKKTAEKYSVQQLLEKTEEYMDSFDFEMAGLFCQRALDVESTNLQALDMLGHICSELGDIQKSKEAFLRAVELSPDVGHSKYMYLGQIHTGQEAVDYYTKGIQVLLSALDKQAQTTQAQAAAAAQPDDDAELPTAKDVCVAYCSIAEIYLTDLCMEEGAADKCREFIERALQYHHDNPEALQLMASYLFSTERNQEGKEYLLKSVGSWLPAQKQSAASSSIEEDMQNNMPPYESRVTTAKLLIESEEYEMAVDVLEGLLEEDDEVVQVWYLSGWVCYLQFEKAKEQQEREGREVTEEETEEWKALKEAARSYLTSAKKMYSKLQCDDQPMLEHVEQLLGDLGGELEGEEGEPVLDEEYEPCSDEEEEAAEAPMEH